The genome window TTGGTTAAATGGGCCAAAAGCCAGAAAAAACACATTGTGCTGCCGGAAGGAAATGACGACCGGATTTTACGTGCTGCTGCAAGGTTAATCAGCCAGAATGTGGTTGATCTGACGATTCTTGGTGATCCGAATGAAGTTGCGGCTTCTATCAAAAGGCTAGGCATTGATCTGGACCTGAATGTGGTCAAAATAGTGAATCCAGCTAACTCGGAAAATTACGAAGATTACGTGCAGACACTTTATGAGCTGCGTAAGAATAAAAATGTAAACGAGGAAATGGCTCGCGACCTGATGACCGACGTCTCTTACTTCGGAACTATGATGGTTTACAAAGGTCATGCAGACGGAATGGTGTCGGGTGCGGTGCATACGACGCAGCACACGATCCGGCCGGCATTGCAGTTTATCAAAACAAAACCGGGCGTTTCCATCGTCTCGTCTATTTTCTTCATGTGCCTGCCCGACCGCGTAGCGATCTTTGGCGACTGCGCCGTTAACCCGAATCCAACGGCATCGCAGCTGGCCGACATTGCCATTTCTTCCGCTGAAAGCAGTGCCAGGTTTGGCATTGAACCGCGCATCGCCATGTTGTCTTACTCGTCGGGAACGTCGGGAGAAGGGGAGGACGTGGAAAGGGTGCGGGAAGCGACAGCCATCGTGAAGCAGCGCGCGCCGCAGCTGAAAGTCGAAGGGCCGATCCAGTATGACGCTGCTGTGGACCCGATTGTGGGCAATCAGAAATTATCTAATTCCGAAGTGGCGGGAAAAGCCAGCGTACTGATTTTCCCGGATTTGAACACCGGAAACAACACCTATAAGGCCGTTCAGCGTGAAACGGGCGCATTGGCGATCGGGCCGATGTTGCAGGGATTGAACAAGCCCATCAATGATCTGAGCCGCGGCTGCACCGTGGACGATATTTTCAACACCGTGGTAATCACCGCCATTCAATGTCAGCAAGAATGAACATTCTCATCATCAATTCGGGCAGCAGCTCGCTGAAATATCAGTTTTTCAAAATGCCCGATCAGCAACCGCTCAGTGCGGGGATTGTGGAGCGGATTGGAAAAGAAAACTGCTTTATAAGGCATAAGGTGCAGAAAGACGGCGTTGAAAAGCTGACAGAAAGTACATTCTTCGTAAAAGATCACGCGGAAGGCCTTCAAAAAGTTGTGCAGCTGCTCACTGATTTCGAAACCGGGATCATTGAAAATATAAATGAAATAGAAGTGGTCGGACACCGCGTGGTACATGGCGGGGAGGATTTTACAACTGCTGTAATGGTGACGGATGAGGTGAAGGAAAAGATCCGTTCCTTATTCTCGCTCGCGCCGCTGCATAATCCGGTGAATTACAAATGCATTGAAATTGCGGAAAAAACATTTCCTAACGCAAAGCAGGTTGCCGTTTTCGACACCGCATTTCACCAATCCATGCCTGAATATGCCTTTCGTTACGCCATTCCCGAAAAATATTACGCTGAGATGCGCATCCGCGCTTACGGATTTCATGGGACAAGCCACAAATATGTGAGTGCTGCAGCGATGGCGTGGATGGGCAAGCCGGATGCCAAGATTATCAGCATTCACTTGGGAAATGGTTGCAGCATTACGGCCGTGGATAGCGGCAAGTCGCTGGATACGAGCATGGGTTTCGGGCCTTTGAGCGGATTGATCATGGGAACAAGGTCGGGCGACATTGATCCTTCCGTAATCCTGCATTTGCTAAGGCAGGAACGCAGGACGCCGGACGAAATGGATATTTTATTAAACAAACAATCCGGAATGCTCGGGCTCACGGGCCATAGCGACATGCGCGATGTGCGGAAACTGCTGGAAATGGGCAATTATGATGCGGAACTCGCCTCGGATATGTATGCCTATCGGATTAAAAAATACATTGGTTCCTATGCCGCCACATTGAACGGTCTCGACGCAGTCATCTTTACAGCCGGCGTAGGCGAGAATGATCCGCAGATGCGCGAGCGCGTTTGCAGGGATATGGAATTTTTGGGATTAAAAATCGATCAGGATGCAAATCGCATCAAATCATCCGATATTAAGGAAATCAGTTCGGCAGAGTCGCGGGTGAAAATCCTGGTTGTGCCTACAAATGAGGAGTTTGAGATCGCCCGGCAAAGTTTTGAGCTGCTGAGCGAGGAGCCGCCTTGTGAGCAAGTGGAATTGTATTAATCGGATAAATATTAGTTTTAAATTATAGTTTTAAATGGTTGTTTAAATTATTTATTTAAAACAGTTGTGAGAGGGATTTTTTTTGCAGACCTTTGGTTTGTATTAATACATTGTGCGGTTTAGAATAACCTGACAGAAACTTAAATAAGACAAGCAAGTGAAGTGCATAGGAGAAAAAAGCGAGGACAAGATTAAGGAGGCGGCAAGAAGGGTTTTTCTTAAAAAAGGTTTCGATGGAACAACGTCGAGAGACATTGCCCGCGAAGCTGATATGAACATTGCATTGACGAATTATTATTTCAGAAGTAAGGAAAAGCTGTTTCTTGAGATTTTCAGTGAAGTGCTGGATATGTATTTTAACAGCACGCTCGAAATTCTCAATAAGAAGATTGACATTAAGAGCAAGATTTCGGAGATGATCGAAAACGATTTCGATATGATGAAAAATGAGCCTGATTTGGTGATTTTTATCATGAATGAAATTCACAAGGAACCGGACCGCTTGTTCTCTGGCATGTCGGTTTTCAAAAAATTACAGGAATCCTATTTTACAACCCAGCTGGAAGAAGGCATTGCGAATGGAACGATCCGGGAGCTCAGACTCGAAAACTTGCTGCCGCTGATCAAATGCTCTGTTGAATTTATTTTCCTGGGAAAACCCATTCACAAGAAGCTTTACAATATGACGGATGAAGATTTTGAAAAGTTTGCAGAAACTCAGAAAAACCACATCAAGGAAATGATTTGCAATTATTTGGTAATCAGTTAATCTAAATTTTTTTTGCCCTCCGTTTAAACAAACATTTAAAATAAACATTTACTTGAAAATTAGCCATGAAATTAAAATTTCATATCGCAGCCCTATTGTCTTTTGTGGCGATAGGCAGCACAAAAGCGCAGGAATATTCGCTGCCGCAACTCTTAGAATTAGCCATGAAAAATGATTTTTCCATTCAGTCGGCGCAGCTGGAAGAACGGAAAACAAACGCAAAGATTGACGAGGTGAAATCTGCCTTACTGCCTAATGTCGCGGTTTCCGGAGATTACAGACGTTATTTCAAAATCCCAGGACAGGTGGTGCCCGCAAGCGCATTCGGCGGGCCAGAAGGACAGTATAGCACATTGGCGTTCGGGTTGCCTTACAATTTGTCAACGACAGCGCAAGTGACTCAGAATCTGTATAATCCGTCTGTAAAATATGCATTGAAAGCAGCTAATCTCAATCGCGAGCTGACTTCATTAAGCACGGTGAAAACCAAAGAAGATGTGGCTTACAATGTAACGGACGCCTATTACAATCTCGTTACGGTGGTGCAGCAAATGGCTTTTTTAGATAGCAACCTCATTTCGCTGGACCGCATGCACAAAGTTTCAGACCTCCTTTATCAGAATAAGTTAGGCCAGCGCGTGGATGTTGACCGGATTTTAATCAACAAAACTACAACAGAAACGCAGCTGGCCACTTTAAAAGACAATTACAGCCAGCTCGTCAATCTTCTCAAATATTACACCGGCACGTCACAGACCGATTCCTTGCGTATAGCAATTAACGTTAGTGACGTTTCGCTGCCTGCACAAGCGCAGGATGCTGAATTAAGGCGCACGGATGTGGCATTATTGAATAAGCAACGTGATCTGAATGAGTTGCAGGACAAGAACATTAAGTCCGGATTTATCCCTACTGTGAATGCCTACGGAGTCGCTAATATGGCGTTCTATGCCAAAGGGGGCGAGAATTCAACGTTTCAGGATGTGCCTGGTTACTGGGCTGGTTTGCAGCTGAACTGGAATGTGTTCGACGGAATGGCCCGACGCGCCAAACGCACTCAGAATCAGATTGATAATGACAAATTGAATGTGCAGTTGAGGCAAGTGAAAGAGTCAATCGCCATGGAAGAAGCCAATGCGCGCAACAAATTCGCCGTAGAACAAAGGAACATTAATGCTAAGAAAGACCAGGTGGCGCTGGCATCCAGGGTTTACAAACAGATCCAGCTGCAATTCAAGGAGGGAACGGTTTCGCTGACAGATGTTATTCAAGCTGAAAACAGCAACCTGGACGCCCAGAGCAATTATCTCACATCGCTTGTCCAATTGCTGAAAGCTGAGCTGGAATGGAAAAAAGCGACCGGCTCACTCATTCAAAAATAACACTCAACTACTGTACTAAACATTAACATCAAGATTATGAAACGTTTACTTATATTTTTAGCCGTGATTGCAGGCATAGGACTTACTGCGGCAAAATTGCTGGACAACAAAGAAAAGACAGCACAGAAAGTTTACATACCCGATACAGATCCCAAAGTAGGTGTGAAAGTTGCCGTCGCAGAAATACGGCGATTATCACAGGAAGCATCCTTTTTGGGATCTTTTACTCCCAACCGCAAAGTAGAGATCCGTCCGCAGGCAGGCGGCGAAATCGTTCGTCTGAACATTGAAGAAGGACAATTCGTAAAGGCCGGACAACTGATCGCCAAGCTGGACGACGAGCAATTGCGTTACCAGATCGAGGCCGCGCAGGTTACATTGGAAGGTTATCAGAATGATTTGAAACGTTACGAAGTGCTCGTCAAAGGCGACGCGGTTCCTGCGGTAAACCTGGAAAGAACTCAGCTGAGCATTCGCAGCACAGAAGCGCAGATCAAGCAATTGAAAAAACAGGTTGCCAACACCAGCATCATCGCTCCTTTCTCGGGGATTGTGACGGCCAAAATGGTTGAAAAAGGCTCCGTAGTGAGCATAGGAACGCCTATGGCCGAGATTACAGACATTTCCCTGCTGAAATTGGTGGTGAATATTCCTGAAAAATCGGTAAATGAGTTTCGCAATGGCAAAACGATCGGCATTAAAACGGATGTTTATCCTGACGCAGATTTCAAAGGGAAAGTGACCATGGTAAGCGCAGAAGGCGATGATGCGCACAATTATCCGGTAGAGATCACGGTTCAGAATTCACAGAAAAATCCATTGAAAGCAGGCATGTATGGCTCCATCGCCAACACTGGCGAAGTGAAGGGCGAAGCATTGGCCGTGCCACGCCAGGCAATTACGGGTTCAGCGAAACAGCCACAGGTTTACGTGGTTGAAAACGGCAAAGCAAACATGCGCGACGTAGCCATCGGCGCCACGACCAACGAATTTTATGAAATCACAAAAGGACTGAAAGCGGGCGACAAAGTCGTGACCAGCGGACAGATTAACCTGCAAAACGGAACTTCTGTTGTTGCACAATAACACTCATTAGCCAGGGAAAACATGAAATTTATTCAAACCATATTGAAACGTCCGTCGATGATCATTGTACTGTTCGCAGTGCTGATCCTGGGTGGGCTTGTTTCCTACACGCAGCTGAACTACATGCTGCTACCGGAATTTTCCGTCCCGACGATCACGATCACAACGGTTTACCCGGGCGCAGCGCCGACGGAAGTGGAATCGGAGGTAAGCAAGAAAATTGAAGACGCTGTTTCCGGATTGGACAACATCAAGGAAGTGACTTCCAAATCTCTGGAAAGCGCATCATTGGTGATCGTGGAATTCAAAGCCGGAACGGACATTGATAAAGCCTTGGAAGATGCGCAGCGCGATGTGAACAACATGCTCAGCGACTTGCCGGACGACGCTGAAACGCCGTCCTTATCTAAAATATCACCCAGCGATCAGCCGATTATGCAGCTGCTCGCAACTTCAAGCTTGCCAAATGAAGTGTTTTATCAGCAGGTTGAAGACAAATATCTGCCCATACTAACACAGATCGAAGGCGTTGCCGAAATCACAATGACCGGCGGCGACCAGCGCGAAATCCGCGTGAATGTGAACAACGACAAGCTGAATTTTTACGGCTTATCGCTTTTGCAGGTTACCCAGGCCATTAACCAGGCTAACCTCGACTTCCCAACCGGAAAAGTAAAGAGCACGAGCGAAAACATGACATTGCGTCTCGCCGGAAAGTTTACTTCTATTGACGACATCAGGAATCTGGTAATCACCTCGCCAGTAACCGGCAGTCCCATCCGCGTGGGCGACGTTGCTAACATTACCGACGGACTTACTGACGCAGAAAGCATTAGCCGTTACAACGGCATCAACGGGATCGGGTTGTTTGTAAAAAAACAATCGGACGCCAATGCGGTGGAGATCAGCAAATCCATTCAGGCGAAGCTTTCGGAGATTGAAAAAACGAATGCAAAGGACAAGGTGAAATTTGCGATCGCGTACGACAGCAGCATTTTTACATTGGAATCCGTGGAAGCCGTAACGCATGACTTGATCATTGCGGTAATCCTGGTGGCTGCGGTAATGCTGTTGTTCCTGCACAGTTTCCGGAATGCATTCATTGTTATGGTATCAGTTCCGGCATCGTTGATCGCGGCTTTCCTATTCATGTATTTGATGGGTTACTCGCTGAACCTGATGACTTTACTGGCACTTTCGCTGGTGATCGGGATTTTGGTCGATGACTCTATTGTAATTCTGGAAAACATTCAGCGACATCTGGAAATGGGCAAAAACCGCTGGGATGCGACCATTGAAGGGGTTACCGAAATTGGATTTGCGGCATTGGCCATCACATTGGTAATCGTAGTGGTTTTTGTTCCGATCACATTTGTGAACTCGGTAATCGCCGATTTGCTTCGTCAATTCAGCTTAACAGTTGCGTTTGCGACTATGGTCAGCTTGCTGGTAAGTTTTACACTTACACCCTGGATGACTTCCAAAATGGCGCGGATCGAACATTTGGATCCTAAAAATCCGGTGCAGGCTTTCTTGTTATGGTTTGAAAAGGGCCTTACCAAGATGACCAAATGGTATCACGGCAGTTTGCAGTGGGTGCTTGGCCATAAGCTGGCGTTTTCAGGAATTTTGATAGCGATTTTTGGGATGACAGTTTGGGTAATGAGCCTGGGAATCATTGGTTCAGAGTTCGTGGCCGAAGGTGATCAGGGTAAGTTTCTGCTGACCATGAAATTGGATAAAAGTGCTTCATTGCAACAGAATAACCTCACATCCAGACAAATAGAGGATTATTTAAGACAAAAACCGGAAGTGAAAACGATCTTCGCCAATGTTGGCGGAGCGAGCACAGGTTTGAACAGCTCCGGCCGCGGTGAAACCAACCGGACAGAACTAACAGTAGAACTGATCCCCGCAGAAGAGCGTAAGAATGCACAACCGACTGAGGATTACATGCTTGCCGTTCGGAAAGAATTGGAACAAAAATTCGCAGGCGTGGAATTCAACTCCGCAGCTGTGGGAATGGTGAACTCCGGCGCGTCTCCGATCGAAATTTTCCTGAGCGGCGATGATCTGGATAAGATCCTGGTTTCTGCCAATGACTTGGCTAACAGATTAAGAAAAACACCCGGCGCAAACGACGTGAATGTGTCCGTAGAGGCAGGTAACCCCGAAGTAAGGGTCGAAATTGACCGCGAAAAAATGGCGAAGCTTGGTCTGGACATTCAGACTGTGGGTGCGACCATGCAGAATGCATTTGCGGGAAATGACGATT of Dyadobacter chenhuakuii contains these proteins:
- a CDS encoding acetate/propionate family kinase, producing the protein MNILIINSGSSSLKYQFFKMPDQQPLSAGIVERIGKENCFIRHKVQKDGVEKLTESTFFVKDHAEGLQKVVQLLTDFETGIIENINEIEVVGHRVVHGGEDFTTAVMVTDEVKEKIRSLFSLAPLHNPVNYKCIEIAEKTFPNAKQVAVFDTAFHQSMPEYAFRYAIPEKYYAEMRIRAYGFHGTSHKYVSAAAMAWMGKPDAKIISIHLGNGCSITAVDSGKSLDTSMGFGPLSGLIMGTRSGDIDPSVILHLLRQERRTPDEMDILLNKQSGMLGLTGHSDMRDVRKLLEMGNYDAELASDMYAYRIKKYIGSYAATLNGLDAVIFTAGVGENDPQMRERVCRDMEFLGLKIDQDANRIKSSDIKEISSAESRVKILVVPTNEEFEIARQSFELLSEEPPCEQVELY
- a CDS encoding TetR/AcrR family transcriptional regulator, with product MKCIGEKSEDKIKEAARRVFLKKGFDGTTSRDIAREADMNIALTNYYFRSKEKLFLEIFSEVLDMYFNSTLEILNKKIDIKSKISEMIENDFDMMKNEPDLVIFIMNEIHKEPDRLFSGMSVFKKLQESYFTTQLEEGIANGTIRELRLENLLPLIKCSVEFIFLGKPIHKKLYNMTDEDFEKFAETQKNHIKEMICNYLVIS
- a CDS encoding TolC family protein, whose product is MKLKFHIAALLSFVAIGSTKAQEYSLPQLLELAMKNDFSIQSAQLEERKTNAKIDEVKSALLPNVAVSGDYRRYFKIPGQVVPASAFGGPEGQYSTLAFGLPYNLSTTAQVTQNLYNPSVKYALKAANLNRELTSLSTVKTKEDVAYNVTDAYYNLVTVVQQMAFLDSNLISLDRMHKVSDLLYQNKLGQRVDVDRILINKTTTETQLATLKDNYSQLVNLLKYYTGTSQTDSLRIAINVSDVSLPAQAQDAELRRTDVALLNKQRDLNELQDKNIKSGFIPTVNAYGVANMAFYAKGGENSTFQDVPGYWAGLQLNWNVFDGMARRAKRTQNQIDNDKLNVQLRQVKESIAMEEANARNKFAVEQRNINAKKDQVALASRVYKQIQLQFKEGTVSLTDVIQAENSNLDAQSNYLTSLVQLLKAELEWKKATGSLIQK
- a CDS encoding efflux RND transporter periplasmic adaptor subunit → MKRLLIFLAVIAGIGLTAAKLLDNKEKTAQKVYIPDTDPKVGVKVAVAEIRRLSQEASFLGSFTPNRKVEIRPQAGGEIVRLNIEEGQFVKAGQLIAKLDDEQLRYQIEAAQVTLEGYQNDLKRYEVLVKGDAVPAVNLERTQLSIRSTEAQIKQLKKQVANTSIIAPFSGIVTAKMVEKGSVVSIGTPMAEITDISLLKLVVNIPEKSVNEFRNGKTIGIKTDVYPDADFKGKVTMVSAEGDDAHNYPVEITVQNSQKNPLKAGMYGSIANTGEVKGEALAVPRQAITGSAKQPQVYVVENGKANMRDVAIGATTNEFYEITKGLKAGDKVVTSGQINLQNGTSVVAQ
- a CDS encoding efflux RND transporter permease subunit, producing MKFIQTILKRPSMIIVLFAVLILGGLVSYTQLNYMLLPEFSVPTITITTVYPGAAPTEVESEVSKKIEDAVSGLDNIKEVTSKSLESASLVIVEFKAGTDIDKALEDAQRDVNNMLSDLPDDAETPSLSKISPSDQPIMQLLATSSLPNEVFYQQVEDKYLPILTQIEGVAEITMTGGDQREIRVNVNNDKLNFYGLSLLQVTQAINQANLDFPTGKVKSTSENMTLRLAGKFTSIDDIRNLVITSPVTGSPIRVGDVANITDGLTDAESISRYNGINGIGLFVKKQSDANAVEISKSIQAKLSEIEKTNAKDKVKFAIAYDSSIFTLESVEAVTHDLIIAVILVAAVMLLFLHSFRNAFIVMVSVPASLIAAFLFMYLMGYSLNLMTLLALSLVIGILVDDSIVILENIQRHLEMGKNRWDATIEGVTEIGFAALAITLVIVVVFVPITFVNSVIADLLRQFSLTVAFATMVSLLVSFTLTPWMTSKMARIEHLDPKNPVQAFLLWFEKGLTKMTKWYHGSLQWVLGHKLAFSGILIAIFGMTVWVMSLGIIGSEFVAEGDQGKFLLTMKLDKSASLQQNNLTSRQIEDYLRQKPEVKTIFANVGGASTGLNSSGRGETNRTELTVELIPAEERKNAQPTEDYMLAVRKELEQKFAGVEFNSAAVGMVNSGASPIEIFLSGDDLDKILVSANDLANRLRKTPGANDVNVSVEAGNPEVRVEIDREKMAKLGLDIQTVGATMQNAFAGNDDSKYRDGGEDYEIRIMLDAFDRKNPDDVKNINFYSPAAKRPVRLAEFANVSLSNGPSIVERKNRRSSVTVTANTLGIGSGTLVSNIQAGLVEKPLPSDIILTWGGDAKNQSEGFGSLGLAMLAGLVLVYFIMVLLYDSFVYPLVVLFSIPVAVVGALLALALSSSNIGIFALLGMLMLIGLVVKNAILIVDFANQQKELGVPFREAILIAGEERLRPILMTTIAMVIGMVPIATATGAGAEWKNSLAWVLIGGLTSSMLLTIYLVPMMYYLVDRVAEKWSSAKFRSGAVTKSIVVEEA